The proteins below come from a single Zea mays cultivar B73 chromosome 8, Zm-B73-REFERENCE-NAM-5.0, whole genome shotgun sequence genomic window:
- the LOC100281266 gene encoding uncharacterized protein LOC100281266 (The RefSeq protein has 5 substitutions compared to this genomic sequence), translating to MAAAGASRSAEEGKSDQTRPLALPSPTVYPAPSASDAAARARWRSTQYLRKRRCALCCGGCCVSAIVVVGVIILALALTVFRVKQPRMAVNNVWLTAISAGPGTGPGAVAPVAANATLTADVSVENPNAAAFRFSRTETDVYYEGRTVSVAYAPAGRVGARGSVRMNVTVDLLADRLARAVNGTGLVFGQEYQLHTYTAINGTVNVLGIVKKHVEIRLNCSTVIQVGGAAAALEYGAASTVQSKGVDCLADVTL from the coding sequence ATGGCGGCCGCCGGGGCGTCGAGGAGCGCGGAGGAGGGCAAGAGCGACCAAACGAGGCCCCTCGCGCTGCCTTCCCCAACAGTCTACCCGGCGCCGTCGGCCAGCGACGCCGCCGCCAGGGCCAGGTGGCGGTCCACGCAGTACCTCCGCAAGCGCCGGTGCGCGCTCTGCTGCGGCGGCTGCTGCGTGAGCGCCATCGTGGTCGTCGGCGTCATCATCCTGGCGCTGGCGCTCACCGTGTTCAGGGTCAAGCAGCCGCGCCTGGCCGTCAACAACGTCTGGCTCACGGCCATCAGCGCCGGGCCCGGGACGGGGCCGGGGGCCGCCGCCCCCGTGGCCGCCAACGCCACGCTCACCGCCGACGTCTCCGTGGACAACCCCAACGCCGCGGCGTTCAGGTTCTCGCGGACCGAGACGGACGTCTACTACGAGGGCCGGACGGTGAGCGTGGCGTACGCGCCCGCCGGCCGCGTCGGCGCGCGCGGGAGCGTCCGGATGAACGTCACGGTCGACCTCCTCGCCGACCGCCTCGCGCGCGCCGTCAACGGCACCGGCCTCGTGTTCGGCCAGGAGTACCAACTCCACACCTACACGGCGATCAACGGCACGGTCAATGTGCTGGGGATCGTCAAGAAGCACATCCAGATCAGGCTCAACTGCTCCACCGTCATCCAGGTTgggggagcggctgccgcgctggAGTACGGGGCTGCGTCCACAGTGCAGAGCAAGGGCGTCGATTGTTTAGCAGATGTCACCCTGTGA